In the Malania oleifera isolate guangnan ecotype guangnan chromosome 1, ASM2987363v1, whole genome shotgun sequence genome, one interval contains:
- the LOC131156438 gene encoding callose synthase 5: protein MSTDTGPQSLTRRPSRSAATTTFSLEVFDNEVVPSSLGSIAPILRVATEIEQERPRVAYLCRFYAFEKAHRLDPNSSGRGVRQFKTALLQRLERDNASSLASRVKKTDAREIESFYQQYYEHYVRALDKGEQADRAQLGKAYQTAGVLFEVLCAVNKTEKVEEVAPEIIAAARDVQEKKEIYAPYNILPLDSAGASQSIMQLEEVKAGVAALWNTRGLNWPASFEQHRQKAGDLDLLDWLRAMFGFQRDNVRNQREHLILLLANVHIRLHPKPEPLNKLDDRAVDAVMNKLFKNYKTWCKFLGRKHSLRLPQGQQEVQQRKILYMGLYLLIWGEAANIRFMPECLCYIFHNMAYELHGLLAGNVSIVTGENIKPSYGGDDESFLRKVITPLYRVIEKEAQKSKNGTAPHSAWCNYDDLNEYFWSSDCFSLGWPMRDDGNFFKSTRDLAQGRPASRRKSGSTGKSNFVETRTFWHIFRSFDRLWTFYILALQVMVIVAWADVPLLDIFQKSVLYHISSIFITAAFLRFLQSVLDLVLNFPAFHRWRFTDVLRNLLKMLVSLAWTIILPLCYVHSFSTFTGTIKDVLSFLGQVKGIPPLYIMAVAIYLLPNVLAALLFIFPMLRRWIENSDWHIIRFLLWWSQPRIYVGRGMHESQFALLNYTLFWLLLLCSKFTVSYLIQIKPLVKPTKDIMNIRRVQYSWHEFFPEARNNYGAVIALWAPVILVYFMDTQIWYAIFSTLCGGVVGAFDRLGEIRTLGMLRSRFQSLPGAFNTHLVPSDKTQKRGFSFSKRFTEVTASRRSEAAKFAQLWNEVICSFREEDLLSDREMDLLLVPYSSDPSLKIIQWPPFLLASKIPIALDMAAQFRSRDSDLWRRICADEYMKCAVIECYESFKLVLNALVVGENEKRIIGIIIKEIENNISKNTFLVNFRTGSLPTLCKKIVGLVDILKDGDPSKRDTVVLLLQDMLEVVTRDMMVNEIRELAELGHGSKDSVPRRQIFAGTDPKPAIVFPPVVTAQWEEQIRRLYLLLTVKESAIDVPTNLEARRRIAFFTNSLFMDMPRAPRVRKMLSFSVMTPYYSEETVYSKTDLELENEDGISIIYYLQKIFPDEWNNFMERLNCKKEVEIWENEENILQLRHWVSLRGQTLCRTVRGMMYYRRALKLQAFLDLANEREILEGYKAVTVPSEEDKKSQRSLYAQLEAVADMKFTYVATCQNYGNQKRSGDRRATDILNLMVNNPSLRVAYIDEVEEREGGKVQKVYYSVLVKAVDNLDQEIYRIKLPGSAKVGEGKPENQNHAIIFTRGEALQTIDMNQDNYLEEAFKMRNLLEEFNEDHGVRPPTILGVREHIFTGSVSSLAWFMSNQETSFVTIGQRVLARPLKVRFHYGHPDVFDRIFHITRGGISKASRGINLSEDIFAGFNSTLRRGNVTHHEYIQVGKGRDVGLNQISLFEAKVACGNGEQTLSRDIYRLGHRFDFFRMLSCYFTTVGFYVSSMMVVLTVYVFLYGKLYLSLSGLEKAIVKFARAKGDDPLKAAMASQSLVQIGLLMALPMVMEMGLERGFRTALGDIIIMQLQLAAVFFTFSLGTKLHYFGRTVLHGGAKYRATGRGFVVKHEKFADNYRMYSRSHFVKGLELMILLVAYQIYGSTANDSTTYILLTCSMWFLVVSWLFGPFLFNPSGFEWQKIVDDWDDWSKWISSRGGIGVPANKSWESWWDEEQEHLQHTGFLGRFWEIILSLRFFLYQYGIVYHLNVANGNQSIVVYGLSWLVIVAVMIILKIVSMGRKKFSADFQLMFRLLKLFLFIGFIVTLGILFGFLSLTVGDIFASLLAFMPTGWALLQIAQACKPLVKAFGMWGSAKALARGYEYMMGLAIFTPVAILAWFPFVSEFQTRLLFNQAFSRGLQIQRILAGGKKHK, encoded by the exons GACAATGCGTCTAGTCTTGCCTCTCGTGTTAAGAAGACGGATGCCCGGGAAATTGAGAGCTTTTACCAGCAATACTACGAGCACTACGTTAGAGCACTCGACAAGGGAGAGCAGGCGGACAG AGCGCAACTGGGCAAAGCCTACCAAACAGCTGGGGTGCTTTTTGAAGTGCTTTGTGCAGTTAACAAGACTGAAAAAGTCGAGGAAGTTGCTCCTGAG ATTATTGCAGCTGCTAGAGATGTGCAAGAAAAGAAGGAAATCTATGCACCATATAACATTCTGCCCCTGGACTCTGCTGGGGCATCCCAGTCTATCATGCAACTTGAAGAG GTTAAGGCTGGTGTGGCTGCGCTATGGAATACTCGAGGCTTGAACTGGCCTGCTTCATTTGAGCAGCACAGGCAGAAAGCAGGAGATCTAGATCTTCTTGATTGGTTAAGAGCCATGTTTGGATTTCAG AGAGACAATGTCAGGAACCAGAGGGAGCATTTGATTTTGCTACTTGCTAATGTTCACATAAGACTTCATCCCAAGCCCGAGCCTCTTAACAAA CTGGATGATCGAGCTGTTGACGCAGTTATGAACAAGCTTTTCAAAAACTACAAAACCTGGTGCAAATTTTTGGGACGAAAACACAGTTTACG GCTCCCTCAAGGGcaacaagaagttcaacaaagAAAAATACTTTACATGGGCCTCTACCTTCTTATCTGGGGTGAGGCAGCCAATATTCGCTTCATGCCAGAATGCCTATGCTATATTTTTCATAAT ATGGCCTATGAACTCCATGGCCTGTTGGCTGGAAATGTCAGCATCGTTACTGGGGAAAACATTAAGCCATCTTATGGAGGGGATGATGAATCTTTCCTGCGTAAGGTTATAACGCCCCTATATCGTGTAATTGAGAAG GAAGCTCAGAAGAGTAAAAATGGAACGGCTCCCCACTCGGCTTGGTGCAATTATGATGATTTAAATGAGTATTTCTG GTCATCTGATTGTTTCTCTCTAGGTTGGCCTATGCGTGATGATGGCAATTTCTTTAAGTCAACTCGTGACTTAGCACAG GGAAGACCAGCATCCCGTAGAAAATCTGGAAGCACAGGGAAATCTAATTTTGTAGAGACCAGAACATTTTGGCACATCTTCCGAAGCTTTGATCGTTTGTGGACCTTCTATATACTGGCTTTGCAG GTAATGGTAATTGTTGCATGGGCGGACGTTCCGCTACTGGATATTTTTCAGAAGAGTGTCCTGTACCATATTTCAAGTATTTTCATCACAGCAGCCTTTCTTCGCTTTCTTCAAA GTGTTTTAGACTTGGTTTTGAATTTCCCGGCCTTTCATCGATGGAGATTCACTGACGTCCTCCGAAATTTACTTAAGATGCTTGTTAGCCTTGCATGGACCATTATTCTTCCACTATGTTATGTGCATTCCTTCTCAACGTTTACTGGCACAATCAAAGATGTGCTGTCATTTCTTGGTCAAGTTAAGGGAATTCCTCCTTTATATATCATGGCTGTGGCAATATACTTGTTGCCAAATGTACTAGCAGCACTGTTGTTTATATTTCCAATGCTTCGACGCTGGATTGAAAACTCAGACTGGCATATAATAAGGTTTCTCTTGTGGTGGTCACAG CCAAGGATATATGTTGGAAGAGGAATGCACGAAAGTCAATTTGCACTTCTGAA TTATACTCTTTTCTGGTTGCTACTTCTGTGCTCCAAATTTACGGTCAGCTACTTAATCCAG ATCAAACCTCTGGTGAAACCAACAAAAGATATAATGAATATTCGCCGGGTACAATATTCTTGGCATGAATTTTTTCCCGAAG CCAGAAACAACTATGGTGCAGTTATTGCACTCTGGGCACCAGTGATCTTG GTTTACTTCATGGACACTCAAATTTGGTATGCTATATTCTCAACTTTGTGTGGCGGTGTTGTTGGGGCCTTCGATCGTCTAGGGGAG aTACGAACTCTTGGCATGCTAAGGTCACGGTTCCAGTCCCTACCTGGTGCTTTCAACACACATTTGGTGCCTTCTGATAAGACACAGAAAAGAGGATTTTCATTCTCAAAGCGTTTTACCGAG GTCACAGCAAGCAGAAGAAGTGAAGCTGCAAAATTTGCTCAGTTATGGAATGAAGTAATATGTAGTTTCCGTGAAGAAGACCTCCTAAGTGA CAGGGAGATGGATCTCTTGCTAGTGCCTTACTCATCAGACCCTAGCCTGAAAATAATTCAATGGCCGCCCTTTTTGCTTGCTAGCAAG ATCCCAATAGCATTGGATATGGCAGCTCAATTTCGATCCAGAGACTCTGACCTTTGGAGGCGTATATGTGCagatgaatatatgaaatgtgctGTGATTGAATGCTACGAATCTTTCAAACTTGTCCTGAATGCTCTGGTTGTCGGAGAAAATGAGAaaag GATAATCGGGATCATTAttaaagaaattgaaaataaCATTTCCAAGAATACATTTCTTGTGAATTTCCGGACAGGTTCCTTACCTACTCTTTGTAAGAAAATTGTGGGGCTCGTTGATATTTTG AAAGATGGCGATCCGTCCAAGCGAGATACTGTTGTGCTATTGCTCCAAGATATGTTAGAAGTAGTTACTCGTGACATGATGGTGAATGAGATTCG GGAATTGGCAGAACTTGGACATGGTAGCAAGGATTCTGTCCCTAGAAGGCAAATTTTTGCTGGTACTGATCCTAAACCTGCTATAGTGTTCCCTCCAGTAGTTACAGCACAATGGGAAGAGCAG ATAAGACGCCTCTATCTCCTTCTGACGGTCAAAGAATCTGCAATTGATGTGCCAACAAACCTCGAAGCACGTAGAAGAATTGCATTCTTTACAAATTCATTGTTCATGGATATGCCACGTGCTCCTCGAGTTCGTAAAATGCTATCATTCAG TGTCATGACTCCATATTACAGTGAAGAGACTGTTTATTCTAAAACTGACCTTGAGCTGGAGAATGAAGATGGGATATCAATCATATATTACCTGCAGAAAATCTTCCCAG ATGAATGGAACAACTTTATGGAGCGACTCAATTGTAAAAAAGAGGTTGAAATTTGGGAAAATGAAGAGAACATTTTGCAGCTTCGTCATTGGGTCTCCCTGAGAGGGCAGACCCTTTGCAGAACAG TTAGAGGGATGATGTATTACCGAAGGGCTTTGAAGCTTCAAGCTTTTCTTGACTTGGCAAATGAGAGAG AGATACTAGAAGGATACAAAGCTGTTACGGTTCCATCAGAGGAAGATAAGAAAAGTCAGAGGTCCTTGTATGCTCAACTGGAGGCTGTTGCTGACATGAAATTCACATATGTTGCTACTTGTCAGAACTATGGAAATCAAAAACGGAGTGGAGATCGCCGTGCAACGGACATTCTCAACTTGATGGTTAA TAATCCATCTCTCCGTGTAGCATATATTGATGAAGTTGAAGAAAGAGAAGGTGGAAAAGTACAGAAGGTATATTATTCTGTATTGGTTAAAGCTGTGGATAATCTGGATCAG GAAATCTACCGCATAAAATTGCCGGGTTCAGCAAAGGTAGGAGAAGGGAAGCCTGAAAATCAGAACCATGCTATCATTTTTACTCGAGGAGAAGCTCTTCAAACGATTGACATGAACCAG GACAATTACTTGGAAGAAGCCTTTAAAATGCGCAATCTTCTGGAAGAATTTAATGAGGATCATGGAGTACGTCCACCTACAATTTTAGGTGTTCGTGAGCATATCTTCACTGGAAG TGTCTCTTCTTTGGCTTGGTTTATGTCAAATCAAGAAACGAGCTTTGTGACTATTGGCCAAAGAGTTCTTGCAAGACCTTTGAA GGTTCGATTTCACTATGGTCATCCTGATGTGTTCGATAGAATCTTCCACATTACACGTGGTGGCATCAGCAAGGCTTCTCGAGGCATCAATCTTAGTGAGGACATCTTCGCAG GTTTCAACTCCACACTACGGCGTGGCAATGTTACTCACCATGAGTACATCCAGGTTGGGAAGGGGCGTGATGTCGGTCTAAATCAAATCTCACTATTTGAGGCAAAAGTGGCCTGTGGTAATGGGGAACAGACACTCAGCCGGGATATCTACAGATTAGGCCATCGTTTCGATTTTTTCCGCATGCTGTCATGTTATTTTACCACAGTTGGATTTTATGTCAGCTCAATG ATGGTTGTCCTTACAGTATATGTTTTCCTGTATGGAAAACTTTACCTGTCATTGAGTGGATTGGAGAAGGCAATTGTGAAATTTGCAAGGGCCAAGGGTGATGATCCTCTAAAAGCAGCCATGGCTTCGCAGTCCCTTGTTCAAATAGGTCTTCTGATGGCTCTGCCCATGGTTATGGAGATGGGACTAGAGAGAGGGTTCAGAACAGCTTTGGGTGACATAATTATCATGCAGCTTCAGCTAGCAGCTGTTTTCTTCACTTTCTCACTCGGGACAAAGTTGCATTATTTTGGACGCACAGTCCTGCATGGTGGAGCCAAGTACAGAGCAACTGGACGTGGTTTTGTTGTAAAGCACGAGAAGTTTGCTGATAACTACAGGATGTATTCAAGGAGTCATTTTGTGAAAGGGCTGGAGCTGATGATATTGCTTGTAGCTTACCAAATTTATGGGTCAACAGCCAATGATTCTACCACTTATATCCTACTCACTTGTTCAATGTGGTTCCTAGTGGTTTCTTGGTTGTTTGGTCCTTTTCTTTTTAACCCATCAGGATTTGAATGGCAGAAGATAGTGGATGATTGGGATGATTGGTCCAAGTGGATAAGCAGCAGGGGTGGTATTGGTGTGCCAGCAAACAAGAGCTGGGAGTCCTGGTGGGATGAGGAACAGGAGCACCTGCAGCACACTGGCTTTCTAGGACGGTTCTGGGAGATTATCCTTTCTCTGCGCTTCTTTCTCTATCAGTATGGAATTGTGTATCATCTAAATGTGGCCAATGGcaatcagagcattgtt GTCTATGGTCTGTCTTGGCTGGTCATTGTTGCTGTGATGATCATCTTGAAG ATTGTGTCCATGGGTAGAAAAAAGTTCAGTGCAGATTTCCAGCTGATGTTCAGACTTCTCAAACTGTTCCTGTTCATTGGGTTCATTGTTACTCTTGGAATTCTGTTTGGCTTCCTGAGTCTCACAGTTGGAGATATCTTTGCGAGTCTATTGGCCTTCATGCCAACTGGATGGGCTCTTCTGCAG ATAGCACAAGCATGCAAGCCACTGGTGAAGGCCTTTGGAATGTGGGGTTCCGCTAAAGCTCTAGCAAGAGGGTATGAGTACATGATGGGACTGGCGATATTTACGCCAGTGGCTATCCTGGCCTGGTTTCCATTTGTGTCCGAGTTCCAGACCAGGCTGCTGTTCAACCAAGCCTTTAGCCGAGGGCTTCAGATCCAACGAATTCTGGCTGGCGGAAAGAAGCATAAGTAA